The Streptomyces spororaveus genome includes a region encoding these proteins:
- a CDS encoding YdcF family protein, translating into MTDIQQTITEDQWRKAKLIWDFHQVGHALAPVDVAIGLGSHDLGVAAASADLYHAGLFPVLVFTGGNSPTTRVRFPRGEAVHFREHALELGVPDEAILVEPNAANTGQNITLSRELLAANGIIPKSVMLVSKPYMERRSFATARKLWPEVEIICASEPLELDDYLKSIGDEKLVLDMLVGDLQRVIEYPKNGFAIAQEVPEDVHDAYESLISEGFTSRLIS; encoded by the coding sequence GTGACGGACATCCAGCAGACGATCACCGAGGACCAGTGGCGCAAGGCCAAGCTGATCTGGGATTTCCACCAGGTGGGCCACGCCCTGGCCCCGGTGGACGTCGCCATCGGACTAGGCAGTCATGACCTCGGCGTCGCCGCAGCCTCGGCCGACCTGTATCACGCCGGCCTCTTCCCAGTCCTCGTGTTCACCGGCGGGAACAGCCCCACCACCCGGGTCCGGTTCCCCCGCGGCGAGGCGGTTCACTTCCGCGAGCACGCCCTCGAACTCGGTGTCCCCGACGAGGCGATCCTTGTCGAACCGAACGCCGCGAACACCGGCCAGAACATCACCCTCAGCCGCGAACTCCTGGCCGCGAACGGCATCATCCCGAAGTCCGTCATGCTGGTCTCCAAGCCGTATATGGAGCGCCGGTCCTTCGCCACCGCCCGCAAGCTGTGGCCCGAGGTCGAGATCATCTGTGCCTCGGAGCCGCTAGAGCTGGACGACTACCTCAAGAGCATCGGAGACGAGAAGCTCGTCCTCGACATGCTCGTCGGTGATCTCCAACGGGTGATCGAATATCCGAAGAACGGGTTCGCTATCGCCCAGGAAGTCCCGGAGGACGTGCATGACGCGTACGAATCCCTCATTAGCGAAGGCTTCACCAGCCGCCTCATCTCCTGA
- a CDS encoding NUDIX hydrolase, producing MGRTEYYNDPTAPKANTLIPASNLLVVDDNGAILFQRRRDTGQWALPGGAQDIGETAAQCAVRECLEETGVVAEITGFLGVYTNPKHIVAYTDGEIRQQYENTYIGRPIGGTPTINDEADGVRFLQTADLDQYDIHPSMRQQVGDYLAGTYPYLG from the coding sequence ATGGGCAGGACTGAGTACTACAACGACCCCACCGCACCGAAGGCGAACACCCTCATCCCCGCCAGCAACCTGCTCGTCGTCGACGACAACGGTGCCATCCTCTTCCAGCGTCGCCGCGACACCGGCCAGTGGGCCCTGCCCGGCGGAGCCCAGGACATCGGCGAGACGGCCGCCCAATGCGCGGTACGCGAGTGCCTGGAGGAGACCGGCGTCGTCGCCGAGATCACCGGCTTCCTCGGCGTCTATACCAACCCGAAACACATCGTCGCCTACACCGACGGCGAGATCCGGCAGCAGTACGAGAACACCTACATCGGCCGCCCCATCGGCGGTACGCCCACGATCAACGACGAGGCTGATGGCGTCCGCTTCCTCCAGACCGCAGACCTCGACCAGTACGACATCCACCCCAGCATGCGCCAGCAGGTCGGCGACTACCTCGCCGGCACGTACCCCTACCTCGGATAG
- a CDS encoding recombinase family protein, whose translation MEPLTEHRGVSGPVVYGYLRVVRVSPARQTALSEALAEYCRQHELKLSGVFTDREAGSGPSMAFTGLIDVLELPDTYGVVLPAASHLGPKGIAAPKEARIVAAGARLLLVRGRDGRRPDRHSAAGLGPAPVRRFGPVPTPTPVTGR comes from the coding sequence ATGGAACCCCTTACCGAGCATCGCGGCGTCAGCGGTCCAGTCGTCTACGGCTACCTCAGGGTGGTCCGGGTCTCCCCGGCGCGCCAGACGGCACTGAGCGAGGCTCTGGCCGAGTACTGCCGCCAACACGAGCTCAAGCTCTCGGGGGTGTTCACCGACCGGGAAGCCGGCAGCGGGCCGTCGATGGCGTTCACCGGCCTGATCGACGTCCTGGAGCTGCCCGACACCTACGGCGTCGTTCTCCCTGCCGCCTCCCACCTGGGTCCCAAGGGGATAGCTGCACCGAAGGAGGCCCGGATCGTGGCGGCCGGAGCCCGGCTGCTGCTGGTTCGAGGCCGCGATGGGCGCCGCCCGGACCGCCACAGTGCGGCCGGGCTGGGACCGGCGCCGGTGCGTCGCTTCGGTCCAGTCCCCACTCCAACACCGGTCACCGGGAGGTGA
- a CDS encoding YozE family protein, translated as MSEWLAAFAGESSAIGDLARDAAPDPGWPQGPDELGVFREHVEDQGAVEAALEGLEQAWEQYEVWS; from the coding sequence TTGAGCGAGTGGCTGGCCGCCTTCGCGGGGGAGAGCTCGGCGATCGGGGACCTCGCCAGGGACGCGGCGCCGGATCCCGGGTGGCCGCAGGGCCCCGACGAGCTCGGGGTGTTCCGCGAGCACGTGGAGGACCAGGGCGCCGTGGAAGCGGCTCTGGAGGGGCTGGAGCAGGCCTGGGAGCAGTACGAGGTGTGGAGCTGA
- a CDS encoding serine hydrolase domain-containing protein: protein MIDLDRIETLLDQGVRDKVYPGVVWAVGNSAGILASGTVGVLDPDQPDLRMQTDTVFDVASLTKILAVWASIGALWEDWRLDLDRPLGAFWSEVTGHPIGQVSARQLLTHTAGLPARAQLKSLYGTAPKAIRDGVLSEALQRPPGEAVEYTDRAALILGYLAEHLSGQTLERLASARTWQPLGMDSTRFGPLPLELAARCAPTELDQDTGIHLKGTAHDFSARLLGGVCGIAGVFTVLDDLARFLQHMLEPATSTEAGFGPEWTSYSLTVQTGGLEPARGLFWHPAPGASDDEDVWAHYGFTGTGMWIWPAQDRWAVLLTNKLYFTRDRQPLTDVRNTFRQLSFS from the coding sequence ATGATCGACCTCGACCGCATCGAGACGCTGCTGGACCAAGGGGTTCGCGACAAGGTCTACCCCGGTGTCGTGTGGGCCGTCGGCAACTCCGCCGGTATCCTCGCCAGCGGCACCGTCGGCGTTCTGGACCCCGACCAGCCCGACCTGCGCATGCAGACGGACACCGTCTTCGACGTCGCCAGCCTCACCAAGATCCTCGCCGTCTGGGCCTCCATCGGAGCCCTGTGGGAGGACTGGCGCCTCGACCTCGACCGGCCTCTGGGCGCCTTCTGGTCCGAGGTGACCGGCCACCCGATCGGACAGGTGTCCGCCCGACAGCTGCTGACGCATACCGCGGGGCTCCCAGCGCGGGCCCAGCTCAAGAGCCTCTACGGCACCGCCCCGAAGGCGATCCGGGACGGCGTCCTGAGCGAAGCTCTCCAACGGCCTCCGGGCGAGGCGGTCGAGTACACCGACCGGGCGGCCCTCATCCTCGGCTACCTCGCCGAACACCTATCCGGTCAGACCCTAGAGCGACTGGCCTCCGCCCGTACCTGGCAGCCGCTGGGCATGGACTCCACCCGCTTCGGTCCGCTGCCCCTCGAGCTCGCGGCCCGCTGTGCGCCGACCGAACTCGACCAGGACACCGGCATTCACCTCAAAGGCACGGCTCACGACTTCTCCGCCCGTCTGCTGGGCGGGGTGTGCGGCATCGCAGGCGTCTTCACCGTCCTCGACGACCTCGCCCGCTTCCTGCAGCACATGCTGGAGCCCGCCACATCCACTGAGGCCGGTTTCGGGCCCGAGTGGACCTCGTACTCCCTGACCGTGCAGACCGGCGGCCTGGAGCCCGCACGTGGCCTCTTCTGGCATCCCGCGCCGGGCGCCAGCGACGACGAGGACGTGTGGGCGCACTACGGGTTCACCGGCACCGGCATGTGGATCTGGCCCGCCCAGGACCGATGGGCGGTGCTGCTGACCAACAAGCTGTACTTCACCCGTGACCGTCAGCCCCTGACCGACGTCCGCAACACCTTCCGGCAGCTCTCCTTCTCCTGA
- a CDS encoding DUF5999 family protein produces MNLRTLTAARRAPGRRPTAVRSAAVAARETCELLLAEDAAVVKSDQDVRDLRLRLRRHLKRLGSVAAGARPAQPSLARLVETARRSAAQAPPAGLGEAQAYLRRLAGEVKAVLAEMGRCGLVCVHPRECPPAHAPDRAAAHIRKDFPDIGCRLLCNGFLSFDDTGGLAPDGSVDPPHRTGHAVPR; encoded by the coding sequence ATGAACCTTCGTACCCTGACCGCCGCTCGCCGCGCCCCGGGGCGCAGACCGACTGCCGTGCGTTCAGCGGCTGTCGCGGCCCGGGAGACCTGCGAGCTGCTGTTGGCCGAAGACGCTGCGGTGGTGAAGAGCGACCAGGACGTGCGTGATCTGCGCCTGCGCCTGCGGCGCCACCTGAAACGGCTCGGGTCCGTGGCGGCCGGCGCCCGCCCGGCCCAGCCCAGCCTGGCCCGCCTGGTTGAGACGGCACGCCGCTCCGCCGCCCAGGCGCCTCCGGCCGGGCTCGGGGAGGCCCAGGCCTACCTGCGGCGGCTGGCTGGGGAGGTGAAGGCGGTCCTGGCCGAGATGGGCCGGTGCGGGCTGGTGTGCGTGCACCCGCGGGAATGCCCTCCCGCTCACGCCCCGGACCGTGCCGCCGCCCACATCCGCAAGGACTTCCCCGACATCGGATGCCGCCTGTTGTGCAACGGCTTCCTTTCCTTCGACGACACGGGCGGGCTGGCGCCGGATGGAAGCGTCGATCCGCCCCACAGGACCGGTCACGCTGTGCCCCGCTGA
- a CDS encoding tetratricopeptide repeat protein, with protein sequence MERTRNLRLEAVVRELGLSQGRLAARMSVVAAENGAAELRNLTQSHIARWIAGVRPSGRAPSILAATLSQGLGRTVTLTDIGLADTEGPDPRPPQWSADTLTTLVDLGSTDLDMDRRRVLAGSAYSVAGLAIPTTRWWSEASDRARARTPVAAHTVTVQDVESVREMTAFFSRRDQQRGGRGAGRTALVAYLRTDVAQYLAGRFPSEEVRRSMTSAAGELAYVAGWTAFDAGEHPVALHWFTLATQLAEEARDAPLAGHVLRAMAHQAVDLNQPAQAVRLSTASLADNRYTHASWREKALIGVVHARALAADSRSKEAATALLQAERDLGRAQAGDDEPSRVWFFGEASLAHETAATLRDLGDLKGAEAAFERSVRTRALPFARTHAVTLGYLGEVQARQGHLDAAITTWTQALDAMAGIQSARTRDTVTRMRSTLSPIKGRGGRTAQDLDQRARTVLRDVG encoded by the coding sequence ATGGAGCGCACGCGCAACCTCCGGCTGGAAGCCGTCGTGCGGGAACTGGGCCTGTCGCAGGGGCGTCTGGCCGCCCGCATGAGCGTCGTGGCAGCGGAGAACGGTGCCGCCGAGCTGCGGAACCTGACGCAGTCGCACATCGCCCGATGGATCGCCGGCGTGCGCCCGAGCGGCCGCGCGCCGTCTATCTTGGCCGCGACGCTCTCGCAAGGCCTCGGCCGCACCGTGACCCTCACCGACATCGGCCTCGCCGACACTGAGGGACCCGACCCGCGGCCACCCCAGTGGAGCGCCGACACTCTGACGACCCTGGTGGACCTCGGGAGCACTGACTTGGACATGGACCGTCGGCGCGTACTGGCCGGCTCGGCATACTCCGTCGCCGGCCTGGCAATTCCCACCACCCGCTGGTGGAGCGAGGCCTCCGACCGCGCGCGAGCCCGCACACCGGTCGCGGCGCACACCGTCACCGTGCAGGACGTCGAAAGCGTCCGCGAGATGACCGCCTTCTTCTCCCGCCGTGACCAGCAACGCGGCGGCCGCGGAGCCGGCCGCACCGCACTCGTCGCCTACCTGCGGACCGACGTCGCGCAGTACCTCGCCGGACGCTTCCCCTCGGAAGAGGTCCGCCGCTCCATGACCTCGGCAGCCGGGGAGCTCGCCTACGTCGCCGGATGGACCGCCTTCGACGCAGGAGAACACCCCGTCGCCCTGCACTGGTTCACCCTCGCCACACAACTCGCCGAAGAGGCCCGGGACGCCCCGCTCGCCGGCCACGTCCTTCGGGCCATGGCCCACCAGGCCGTAGACCTCAACCAGCCCGCCCAGGCCGTTCGGCTGTCCACCGCCTCCCTCGCCGACAACCGCTACACCCACGCGAGCTGGCGCGAAAAGGCCCTCATCGGAGTCGTCCACGCCCGCGCCCTGGCCGCCGACAGCCGCAGCAAGGAAGCCGCGACCGCGCTCCTCCAGGCAGAGCGAGACCTCGGTCGAGCTCAGGCCGGAGACGACGAGCCCAGCCGCGTCTGGTTCTTCGGCGAAGCCTCCCTCGCCCACGAAACCGCCGCCACACTGCGCGACCTCGGCGACCTCAAGGGCGCCGAAGCCGCATTCGAGCGCAGCGTCCGCACCCGCGCGCTCCCCTTTGCCCGCACCCACGCCGTGACCCTCGGATACCTCGGCGAAGTCCAGGCTCGCCAGGGACACTTGGATGCGGCCATCACGACCTGGACCCAGGCCCTGGACGCGATGGCTGGAATCCAGTCCGCCCGAACCCGCGACACCGTCACCCGCATGCGCAGCACGCTCTCCCCGATCAAGGGCCGCGGCGGCCGCACCGCACAAGACCTCGACCAGCGGGCCCGAACCGTCTTGCGCGACGTAGGCTGA
- a CDS encoding WbqC family protein, whose translation MTRTNPSLAKASPAASSPDSPAPGGLCAIHQPNLFPRLTTLAKLFAADSWVVLDDVQFTRRDYQHRTRLAAMNDQERTQWLSIPTHLPRGRQTVISEALIVDADLARRRTESMLRQHYGASPYWSALAQALNSVSAAFETGRTASVAEASTRSLLDLVGWKGQILRSSELPARPGRSQRLADLTAAAGARQYLCGPGGMGYLDESPFFAEGIGVIPFLTPETSIWSSGRRVSALWALASLGPADLADRLPVLPGAQIALETAA comes from the coding sequence ATGACGCGTACGAATCCCTCATTAGCGAAGGCTTCACCAGCCGCCTCATCTCCTGATTCCCCGGCTCCGGGTGGGCTGTGTGCCATCCACCAGCCCAACCTGTTCCCGAGGCTGACGACACTGGCCAAGTTGTTCGCGGCGGACAGCTGGGTCGTGCTCGACGACGTCCAGTTCACCCGCCGCGACTACCAGCACCGCACCCGGCTGGCTGCCATGAACGACCAGGAACGGACTCAGTGGCTCTCCATCCCCACCCACCTGCCCCGTGGACGCCAGACAGTCATCAGCGAGGCTCTGATCGTTGATGCCGACCTCGCCCGGCGCCGGACCGAGTCGATGCTGCGACAGCACTACGGAGCCAGCCCGTACTGGTCTGCCCTCGCGCAGGCTCTGAATTCGGTATCAGCCGCGTTCGAAACCGGGCGGACCGCGTCCGTCGCCGAGGCTTCCACACGTAGCCTGCTAGATCTGGTCGGCTGGAAGGGCCAGATTCTCCGCAGCAGCGAACTCCCCGCCCGGCCCGGCCGGTCCCAACGGCTCGCCGACCTCACCGCCGCCGCCGGCGCCCGCCAGTATCTTTGCGGACCCGGCGGCATGGGCTACCTGGACGAGAGCCCCTTTTTCGCCGAGGGGATCGGCGTCATCCCGTTCCTGACACCGGAGACCAGCATTTGGTCCTCCGGCCGCCGAGTCAGTGCCCTGTGGGCCCTGGCATCCCTCGGCCCGGCCGACTTGGCAGACCGGCTCCCGGTTCTGCCTGGGGCCCAAATCGCGTTGGAGACTGCGGCGTGA
- a CDS encoding restriction endonuclease, producing the protein MGRKRLRLRGPRGGAEILSAAVVVLAVLVLAVRMAAAAADALKDAWPVLLALGLLAGAGVVWRFVQVAGGRRREAERLAVLRITMAEFDVMDDRQFEHALRDLLIRDGWPARRVGGGGDQAADVIGDHAQRGRIVVQAKHTRVGGKVGAPVMYAVKGTAGPAHRADHAVVVTNGAFTRDAMAWGDRHDVRWVDREKLRRWAENGTALHDLLGLSARSRKGRFKRAA; encoded by the coding sequence ATGGGGCGGAAGCGGCTGCGGCTGCGGGGCCCGCGCGGCGGGGCCGAGATCCTGTCGGCAGCCGTGGTGGTGCTAGCCGTGCTTGTCCTGGCCGTACGGATGGCTGCCGCGGCCGCCGACGCGCTGAAGGATGCCTGGCCGGTCCTGCTGGCTCTCGGACTGCTAGCGGGGGCCGGCGTCGTGTGGCGGTTCGTGCAGGTCGCGGGTGGACGGCGTCGTGAGGCCGAACGGCTGGCCGTCCTGCGGATCACCATGGCCGAGTTCGATGTCATGGACGACCGGCAGTTCGAGCATGCACTGCGGGATCTGTTGATCCGTGACGGATGGCCGGCCCGCCGTGTGGGCGGCGGTGGCGACCAGGCCGCCGACGTCATCGGTGACCATGCGCAGCGCGGCCGCATCGTCGTACAGGCCAAGCACACTCGGGTCGGTGGGAAGGTGGGCGCGCCGGTGATGTACGCGGTCAAGGGGACGGCCGGGCCGGCCCATAGAGCCGATCACGCTGTCGTCGTCACAAACGGCGCCTTCACCCGCGACGCCATGGCCTGGGGCGATCGGCACGATGTCCGCTGGGTCGACCGGGAGAAGCTACGGCGCTGGGCGGAAAACGGCACTGCGCTGCACGATCTCCTCGGGCTGTCCGCCCGCTCCCGCAAGGGCCGATTCAAGCGCGCGGCCTGA
- a CDS encoding restriction endonuclease, protein MFDEDGSLDPLLKFLLTTVLVLAVAKTLWEWLTEDVSRWITVDLWGLITDHPWWTGFIVVGALVTLVLLGKLLSFLFGDDAYTYVGDDDSDTFAAPVAPDLLTYKMKQLSSMSPSGFEQACADLLARDGFRRTLRVGGAGDLGVDVTARDDEDRLLIVQCKQYQNPVGSGHVQQFNGTARLHHGADLPIMIGLNGFTRPATDFAQHHRLILMGRPELKRWAHGQHLYDVLGIQSTMR, encoded by the coding sequence GTGTTCGACGAAGACGGGTCGCTCGACCCACTGCTGAAGTTCCTTCTGACCACCGTCCTCGTGCTGGCCGTGGCCAAGACGCTGTGGGAGTGGCTCACGGAGGACGTCAGCCGGTGGATCACCGTGGATCTGTGGGGACTGATCACTGATCACCCGTGGTGGACCGGATTCATCGTGGTTGGTGCACTGGTCACGCTGGTCCTGCTCGGCAAGCTGCTGTCCTTCCTGTTCGGCGACGACGCCTACACCTACGTCGGCGACGACGATAGCGACACGTTCGCCGCTCCGGTGGCCCCCGATTTGCTGACGTACAAGATGAAGCAGCTCTCCTCGATGAGCCCGTCGGGCTTCGAGCAGGCATGCGCAGATCTCCTGGCCCGTGACGGGTTCCGTCGCACATTGCGGGTTGGAGGCGCCGGTGACCTCGGCGTCGACGTCACCGCTCGCGACGACGAAGACCGTTTGCTGATCGTGCAGTGCAAGCAGTATCAAAACCCGGTCGGATCAGGGCACGTGCAGCAGTTCAACGGGACGGCGCGCCTCCACCACGGAGCCGACCTCCCGATCATGATCGGGCTCAACGGCTTCACACGGCCAGCGACCGACTTCGCCCAACACCACCGACTCATCCTCATGGGTCGCCCGGAACTGAAGAGGTGGGCCCACGGCCAACATCTGTACGACGTCCTTGGCATCCAGAGCACCATGCGATGA
- a CDS encoding helix-turn-helix domain-containing protein → MATVHHWTGLEARALRFALRLSVRAFAGDLGVSIRTISKWEKLLAATEPRQDTQAILDTALARGDAAAHLRFETFLSEAGRTTPAASARRVTTSGPLAWEYESWTDDLDRAVVALSRQDFTFADSLINRWLGRFTPTTLDDKGLYLFARSTALLGDLQRDRGAVIGPLSAQHSYALAKTLFGQLEIPRRIAQLDLSLAVIAEMSGRLEIAAQQYESLAVDDRLSRRDRARARLWVGTALSKDGNHTYASRVMLAATREFEDLAEPEDWSVAHQKLALAHRGAGDLTNALHFIGIARRTAATDAPMQRVRLETAHGHILLSDPATRDDGLHVLDEAAKLAGQFGLSHQLTSIEGIRAMSEGGHPPPTTVTREKSA, encoded by the coding sequence GTGGCGACCGTGCACCACTGGACCGGCCTGGAGGCCCGAGCCCTGCGTTTCGCGCTGCGGCTGAGTGTCCGAGCATTCGCCGGCGATCTCGGCGTCAGCATCAGGACGATCTCCAAGTGGGAGAAACTCCTGGCCGCGACCGAGCCTCGCCAGGACACCCAGGCGATCTTGGATACCGCTCTGGCCCGCGGCGATGCCGCCGCCCACCTCCGCTTCGAGACGTTCCTGTCCGAAGCCGGCCGAACCACTCCCGCCGCCTCTGCCCGCAGAGTCACGACGAGCGGGCCGCTGGCCTGGGAGTACGAATCGTGGACCGACGATCTCGACCGGGCCGTGGTGGCCCTCTCCCGGCAGGACTTCACCTTCGCCGACAGCCTGATCAACCGTTGGCTCGGACGGTTTACACCGACCACGCTCGATGACAAAGGCCTCTACCTCTTCGCCCGCTCAACCGCCTTGCTGGGCGACCTCCAACGTGACCGGGGGGCCGTGATCGGCCCGCTATCGGCCCAGCACTCCTACGCCTTGGCCAAGACGCTGTTCGGGCAGTTAGAGATTCCCCGCCGGATCGCCCAGCTCGACCTGTCCCTGGCTGTCATCGCGGAGATGTCGGGAAGGCTGGAGATCGCCGCCCAGCAGTACGAATCCCTCGCCGTCGACGACCGCCTCTCCCGCCGCGACCGAGCCCGGGCCCGGCTGTGGGTGGGAACAGCCCTGAGTAAGGACGGCAACCACACCTACGCCTCCCGCGTCATGCTCGCCGCGACCCGGGAGTTCGAAGACCTAGCTGAGCCCGAGGACTGGTCAGTCGCCCACCAGAAACTCGCCCTCGCCCACCGGGGCGCCGGCGACCTGACCAACGCTCTGCACTTCATCGGGATTGCCCGCAGAACGGCAGCCACCGACGCGCCGATGCAGCGGGTCCGCCTGGAAACTGCCCATGGCCACATCCTGCTGTCCGACCCGGCCACCCGCGATGATGGCCTTCACGTCCTCGACGAAGCGGCGAAGTTGGCCGGGCAGTTCGGCCTCAGCCACCAGCTGACCAGTATCGAGGGCATCAGGGCCATGAGCGAGGGGGGCCACCCGCCCCCGACGACGGTGACCAGGGAGAAGAGCGCGTGA
- a CDS encoding SAM-dependent methyltransferase produces MTVADDYQGGVESVIRLDDRFPLETLQGIEDFSHLVIVWHFDQASPDDVQLHARSPRGDARWPETGTFVHRNHRRPNQLATSFPRLLKVVGRDLHVTDLDAVDGTPVYDIAPYFEQMGPRGPVTQPDWPGEMLEPTYWAPAADRTS; encoded by the coding sequence ATGACCGTCGCCGACGACTACCAGGGCGGAGTCGAATCGGTGATCCGCCTCGACGACCGGTTCCCGCTCGAAACGCTCCAGGGCATCGAGGACTTCTCCCACCTCGTAATCGTGTGGCACTTCGACCAGGCCTCCCCGGACGACGTCCAGCTCCATGCCCGCAGCCCGCGCGGCGATGCACGCTGGCCGGAGACCGGAACGTTCGTCCACCGCAACCACCGCCGGCCCAACCAGCTCGCGACGTCGTTCCCCCGCCTCCTCAAGGTCGTCGGGCGCGACTTGCACGTCACCGACCTCGACGCAGTCGACGGCACGCCCGTGTACGACATTGCCCCGTACTTCGAACAGATGGGGCCGCGAGGTCCGGTTACTCAGCCGGACTGGCCGGGCGAAATGCTGGAACCGACCTACTGGGCCCCTGCCGCGGACCGTACGAGCTGA
- a CDS encoding NUDIX hydrolase — protein sequence MYKSSLWPVSVKGVALDSQHRVLLLHNERAEWELPGGWLEIGLEGGGSDPADESPTLALEREFREETGWMVATGPQLEGGTWIYEPLPGRRVLIVTYGCTVLTPDHPPTLSHEHKKVGLFHRDEIGALPMPAGYKASIASWFTHPRR from the coding sequence ATGTACAAGTCCTCGCTGTGGCCCGTGTCCGTCAAGGGTGTCGCCCTTGATTCCCAGCACAGGGTGTTGCTCCTGCATAACGAGCGAGCGGAGTGGGAACTGCCTGGTGGTTGGTTAGAGATCGGGTTGGAGGGTGGTGGATCGGATCCCGCCGACGAGAGTCCCACCCTGGCCCTGGAACGGGAGTTCCGGGAGGAAACGGGTTGGATGGTCGCAACCGGCCCGCAGCTGGAGGGCGGGACCTGGATCTACGAGCCGCTCCCTGGCCGCCGCGTCCTGATCGTCACCTACGGCTGCACGGTCCTCACGCCCGACCATCCGCCAACCCTGAGCCACGAACACAAGAAGGTCGGTCTCTTCCACCGTGATGAGATCGGCGCACTGCCCATGCCTGCCGGGTACAAGGCCTCGATCGCCTCTTGGTTCACCCACCCACGGAGGTAG
- a CDS encoding ATP-binding protein, translating to MSESPALSPPGCEPAVACFKAVFPATQSAIGPVRRRLRGCLERAGLAQIADDVALAASELMTNAVVHGCHGLPSTCKVTLTAEWTGKRLRVAVDDPSDALPAEQEASAYRAGGRGLTLVDALSHRWGVEPGSRGCGKSVWLELDLFAAEERVA from the coding sequence ATGAGCGAATCCCCTGCCCTCTCTCCCCCGGGCTGCGAACCGGCGGTGGCCTGCTTCAAGGCCGTGTTCCCGGCCACCCAGTCCGCGATCGGGCCCGTGCGGCGCCGGCTGCGCGGCTGCCTGGAGAGAGCCGGGCTGGCCCAGATCGCGGACGACGTGGCGTTGGCCGCGAGCGAGCTGATGACCAACGCGGTCGTGCACGGATGCCACGGCCTTCCGTCCACCTGCAAGGTGACCCTCACCGCGGAGTGGACCGGCAAGAGGCTCCGCGTGGCAGTGGACGACCCCTCCGACGCTCTGCCCGCCGAGCAGGAAGCGTCGGCCTACCGGGCCGGTGGGCGCGGTCTGACTCTGGTGGACGCGCTCAGCCACCGGTGGGGGGTGGAGCCCGGCTCCCGCGGGTGCGGGAAGTCCGTCTGGCTGGAGCTCGACCTGTTCGCCGCCGAGGAGCGTGTCGCATGA